A single window of Fervidicoccus fontis Kam940 DNA harbors:
- a CDS encoding ATP cone domain-containing protein — MNISVLKRNGEKEEFMPEKIIVSLVKTGATPEVARKIAKIIEGRLLERGVSEIATKDLMKEVLELLKKENEEWYNNWLVFDRAVKKRKIEA, encoded by the coding sequence ATGAATATTTCAGTTTTAAAAAGAAATGGAGAAAAAGAAGAGTTCATGCCAGAAAAAATAATTGTCAGTCTTGTAAAAACTGGAGCGACACCTGAGGTTGCTAGAAAAATAGCAAAAATAATTGAAGGCAGATTGCTTGAAAGAGGGGTAAGCGAGATAGCGACAAAGGACTTAATGAAGGAGGTTCTTGAGCTTTTAAAAAAGGAAAATGAGGAGTGGTACAACAACTGGCTTGTCTTTGATAGGGCAGTAAAGAAGAGAAAGATCGAGGCTTGA